A portion of the Marinobacter alexandrii genome contains these proteins:
- a CDS encoding CAP domain-containing protein, with protein MKKISSRKSDLKIYQTFRKARSLSLIVLMGLSIFSCGDDDGINSSVEINLDPNSILNIVNNHRRSGANCGGDNLPNTGGLQWSDELAKAALDHSNDMQQNGYFDHTSQDGRKFSERAKSAGFEGSPVGENIASGYQSEESVMQGWMESSGHCKNIMNSNATHVGVARSNEGALWTMVLGRQ; from the coding sequence ATGAAAAAAATTTCATCCCGAAAATCCGACTTGAAAATTTATCAGACATTTAGAAAAGCAAGATCACTGAGTTTAATCGTATTGATGGGGCTTTCAATCTTTTCTTGTGGTGATGATGATGGAATCAACTCAAGTGTGGAAATCAATCTTGACCCCAATTCAATTTTGAACATTGTGAATAATCATCGTCGGTCTGGAGCAAACTGTGGTGGAGATAATTTACCTAACACCGGAGGCTTGCAATGGAGTGATGAACTTGCAAAAGCAGCACTCGATCACAGCAATGACATGCAGCAAAATGGTTATTTTGATCATACCTCTCAGGATGGAAGAAAATTCTCCGAAAGAGCTAAGTCTGCGGGATTTGAAGGTTCCCCAGTTGGCGAAAACATAGCTTCAGGTTACCAATCAGAGGAAAGTGTGATGCAAGGTTGGATGGAGAGCTCGGGACATTGTAAAAATATTATGAATAGTAATGCTACCCATGTCGGAGTGGCCAGATCAAATGAAGGTGCACTTTGGACAATGGTTTTAGGAAGACAGTAG
- a CDS encoding aldo/keto reductase, with product MQKVQLGKSDLKISPIVFGAWAIGGSAWGGNDDQHALEAIKTSFDLGVSSIDTAPIYGYGHSESLVGKAIKELGRDKVEILTKFGINWKTKKGEFYFDGEGHGKSYTVHAYSGRDGIIQEVEDSLQRLGTDYIDLIQIHRPDATTPIEETMEVLKELQQQGKVRAIGMSNHTVEMMKRADKIIDLASTQSPYSMVYRKIEKDIVPFCEEENVGILAYSPLQRGLLTGKITSDYEFKGDDHRPGTKWFKEPNRSRTNEFLQKIKPIADDHGVALAQLVINWTIQRPGITSALVGARNGEQASENAKSMGFQLSSDEIALINTELEKVVIDD from the coding sequence ATGCAAAAAGTACAGTTAGGAAAATCAGACCTTAAAATTTCGCCGATCGTATTCGGAGCGTGGGCCATTGGTGGCTCAGCTTGGGGCGGAAACGATGATCAACATGCGTTGGAAGCTATTAAAACTAGTTTCGATTTAGGTGTAAGCTCCATTGATACAGCTCCAATCTATGGGTATGGTCATAGTGAATCGTTGGTAGGAAAAGCCATCAAAGAATTGGGTCGAGATAAGGTGGAAATACTCACCAAGTTTGGCATAAACTGGAAAACCAAAAAAGGAGAGTTTTACTTTGACGGAGAGGGGCATGGAAAATCCTATACGGTTCATGCTTATTCAGGAAGAGACGGCATTATTCAGGAAGTAGAAGATAGCCTTCAGCGATTAGGCACAGACTATATTGATCTTATTCAAATCCACAGGCCAGATGCCACTACTCCAATCGAGGAGACAATGGAAGTGTTGAAGGAACTCCAGCAACAAGGTAAGGTCAGAGCAATTGGGATGTCTAATCACACTGTTGAAATGATGAAACGTGCAGATAAAATCATTGATCTTGCGTCGACTCAATCACCTTACAGCATGGTGTATCGCAAGATCGAGAAGGATATTGTTCCCTTTTGTGAGGAAGAGAATGTTGGTATTCTTGCATACAGTCCTTTGCAAAGAGGATTGCTGACCGGGAAGATTACTTCAGATTATGAATTCAAAGGAGATGATCATCGCCCGGGAACTAAATGGTTTAAGGAACCCAATCGATCCAGGACGAATGAATTTCTTCAAAAAATAAAACCAATTGCTGATGATCATGGAGTTGCTTTGGCGCAGCTTGTGATTAATTGGACCATTCAACGTCCTGGCATTACATCGGCTTTAGTGGGCGCCCGAAATGGCGAACAAGCAAGCGAGAACGCTAAAAGTATGGGTTTTCAATTGTCAAGTGATGAAATTGCATTGATTAATACCGAGTTAGAGAAGGTAGTAATAGACGATTAA
- a CDS encoding ABC transporter substrate-binding protein — translation MKTLKLALDWTPNVNHIGFFVAREKDFYQDQGVSVEITSPADDNYAVTPAKKVEMGEVDFALCPMESIISYRTKANAFPMKAIATIFKEDVSAIASLKESGITSPKDLDNKIYASYKARYEDEIVKQMIRNDGGNGNFQISYPEKLGIWETLLKGNADATWIFLNWEGVEAKGNGVELSSFQMKDYGVPYSYSPVIAAREKYIEERFDTYKAFISATKEGFIYSIAHPDEAADILAPNLSKQDEKMDLKEAIQFSSDYVDTTDSWGIMDDDNVSSYVEWLKKHGLETKVSSSELFTNKLH, via the coding sequence ATGAAAACACTAAAACTAGCACTAGACTGGACACCTAATGTGAATCACATTGGGTTCTTCGTAGCTCGGGAAAAAGACTTCTATCAAGATCAGGGAGTATCGGTAGAGATTACCTCCCCAGCTGATGATAATTATGCAGTTACTCCTGCTAAGAAGGTAGAAATGGGTGAAGTGGATTTTGCTTTATGCCCGATGGAAAGTATCATCAGTTATCGAACAAAAGCTAATGCATTTCCAATGAAGGCAATTGCTACTATCTTCAAAGAAGATGTGAGCGCAATTGCTTCACTCAAAGAATCTGGTATCACAAGCCCTAAGGATTTAGATAACAAAATCTACGCTTCTTATAAAGCAAGGTATGAAGATGAGATTGTGAAGCAAATGATCAGAAATGATGGAGGTAATGGAAACTTTCAGATCAGCTATCCTGAAAAACTAGGCATTTGGGAGACACTACTCAAAGGGAATGCTGATGCTACATGGATATTTCTCAACTGGGAAGGCGTTGAAGCAAAAGGGAATGGAGTGGAATTGTCTTCCTTTCAAATGAAAGATTATGGCGTTCCATATTCCTATTCTCCGGTCATAGCAGCCAGAGAGAAATATATCGAAGAGCGGTTTGACACCTACAAAGCATTTATATCAGCTACCAAAGAAGGCTTTATTTACTCAATAGCGCATCCTGATGAAGCGGCTGACATACTTGCTCCAAATCTTTCCAAGCAAGATGAGAAAATGGACTTAAAAGAAGCAATCCAATTTTCATCAGATTATGTAGACACAACAGATTCATGGGGTATCATGGATGATGATAACGTTTCTAGCTATGTAGAATGGTTAAAAAAGCATGGATTGGAAACCAAAGTTTCTAGTTCAGAATTATTTACTAATAAGCTCCATTAA
- a CDS encoding TonB-dependent receptor, whose product MKFLFLAAGLLLANLTYSQESLKTVQLDDVTVYSTRANEKTPTTYSTVNKKELTERNLGQDLPILLNFTPSLVTTSDAGAGIGYTGLRIRGSDATRINVTINGIPVNDSESHGVFWVNMPDLSSSLNSVQIQRGVGTSSNGAAAFGATVSLKTNNVSPEAFFQTDNTIGSFNTLKNNVTYNTGLMNGVYNFEARLSRITSDGFIDRSAADLKSYYLSGGRYGEKTMIKMVMFGGQEITQQAWYGTPEARLTGNADDIQELIDFGGEYSTPEQLDNLRNSGRSFNYYLYDNEVDNYRQDHYQLHVGHTISENFNFSGALHYTRGRGFFEQFRDSDEFGDYGLENIIFQRDTIFSDAFSEDSGYSNSSFGNNLENDPEILFNVLFDNNGDTIRDVGGNVLLEGIAQRSETDIIRRRWLDNHFYGATYSINYNKNEWDVTLGGAWNRYDGDHFGEIIWAEFANATNIRDRYYSGNGEKTDFNTFLKVNYQLNDELNLFGDAQIRKINYETSGLDNDREAYDVDTGFTFFNPKFGLTYSLNNSTNLYASYAIGNREPVRSDFIDANDGTEPKHETLKNIEIGVRSTSSNFSYEANFYHMNYENQLVVTGAVNDVGSPIRVNVPKSFRMGIELAGAYKFLDNLTWSANLTLSRNKIDQFSEIVFASFGEIQHANTDISFSPNVISASDLSYSPIDGLSLQLLTKYVGKQFLDNTSNDNRAIEAYLTNDVRIAYDFTFGDVKNIGISLLVNNVLDEEYSSNGYTWGYYYGDDQLYQQNNYYPQAGRNFLLAVSLKF is encoded by the coding sequence ATGAAATTTTTATTCTTAGCAGCTGGGTTACTGCTTGCAAACTTGACATACAGTCAAGAATCATTGAAAACGGTACAATTGGATGATGTCACTGTTTATTCAACACGAGCAAATGAAAAAACACCAACCACCTATTCTACGGTGAACAAAAAGGAATTGACCGAACGCAATCTTGGTCAGGACTTACCGATTTTACTCAACTTCACTCCTTCGCTAGTTACCACTTCGGATGCCGGAGCTGGAATTGGTTACACGGGTCTGCGTATACGAGGTAGTGATGCTACTCGTATCAATGTAACCATCAATGGTATACCTGTAAATGATTCAGAATCGCACGGAGTGTTTTGGGTAAACATGCCTGATCTCTCCTCTTCTTTAAATAGCGTTCAGATACAGCGAGGAGTAGGTACTTCATCTAATGGGGCAGCCGCATTTGGAGCCACAGTAAGCTTAAAGACCAATAATGTATCTCCAGAAGCATTTTTTCAGACAGACAATACCATTGGCAGTTTTAATACCTTGAAAAATAATGTAACGTATAATACAGGTCTGATGAATGGGGTATACAATTTTGAAGCAAGACTATCTAGAATCACTTCCGATGGATTCATTGATCGGTCTGCTGCTGATTTAAAATCTTACTATCTATCCGGAGGTCGTTATGGTGAAAAAACAATGATCAAAATGGTCATGTTTGGCGGTCAGGAGATTACCCAACAAGCATGGTATGGAACACCAGAAGCAAGGCTCACCGGCAATGCCGATGACATACAAGAACTCATTGATTTTGGTGGTGAATACAGCACTCCTGAACAACTGGACAATTTGAGAAACTCCGGAAGATCTTTTAATTACTATCTGTATGATAACGAAGTGGATAATTACCGCCAAGATCATTATCAGCTGCATGTAGGACACACCATATCTGAAAATTTCAATTTTTCAGGGGCATTACATTACACCAGAGGAAGAGGTTTTTTTGAGCAATTCCGGGATAGTGATGAATTTGGAGACTATGGACTTGAAAATATTATTTTTCAACGGGATACTATCTTCAGTGATGCTTTTTCCGAAGATAGTGGTTATTCAAATTCCTCATTTGGGAACAATCTTGAAAACGATCCAGAAATCTTATTTAATGTGCTTTTTGATAATAATGGTGACACTATTAGAGATGTAGGTGGAAATGTACTATTAGAAGGAATAGCCCAGCGTTCTGAAACAGATATTATAAGAAGAAGGTGGTTAGACAATCATTTTTATGGAGCTACTTACTCAATTAACTACAATAAAAATGAATGGGATGTGACTCTTGGAGGAGCATGGAATAGGTACGATGGTGATCATTTTGGCGAAATCATCTGGGCTGAGTTTGCGAATGCAACTAACATAAGAGACAGGTACTATTCCGGAAATGGGGAAAAAACTGATTTCAATACTTTCTTGAAAGTAAACTATCAATTGAATGATGAACTTAATTTGTTTGGGGATGCTCAAATAAGAAAAATAAATTACGAAACGTCGGGATTAGACAATGATCGAGAAGCATATGACGTGGATACAGGCTTTACCTTCTTCAATCCGAAATTTGGGCTGACATACTCACTTAACAATTCTACCAATTTGTATGCTTCTTACGCCATAGGAAATAGAGAACCCGTAAGATCCGATTTCATTGACGCCAATGATGGAACTGAACCTAAGCATGAAACATTGAAAAACATTGAGATAGGAGTTCGCTCCACAAGTTCAAATTTTTCATACGAGGCTAACTTCTATCATATGAATTACGAAAACCAATTGGTGGTGACCGGTGCTGTAAATGATGTGGGTTCACCTATTAGGGTGAACGTTCCGAAAAGCTTCCGTATGGGTATTGAGTTAGCTGGAGCATACAAATTCTTGGATAACTTAACATGGTCTGCCAACCTCACACTTAGCAGAAATAAGATTGATCAATTTTCTGAAATAGTATTTGCAAGTTTTGGTGAGATACAGCATGCTAATACCGACATTTCTTTTTCTCCAAACGTTATAAGTGCAAGTGATCTAAGCTATTCTCCTATAGATGGACTTTCACTGCAATTATTAACCAAGTATGTAGGTAAGCAGTTTCTGGACAACACTTCCAATGATAACCGAGCAATTGAAGCGTATTTGACTAATGATGTACGTATTGCGTATGATTTCACCTTTGGTGATGTAAAGAACATTGGCATCTCTCTTTTGGTAAACAATGTACTTGACGAAGAATATTCCTCCAATGGATACACATGGGGATACTATTACGGTGACGATCAACTGTATCAACAAAACAATTATTATCCGCAAGCTGGAAGGAACTTTTTGTTGGCTGTTAGTTTGAAATTTTAA
- a CDS encoding ABC-F family ATP-binding cassette domain-containing protein: protein MNYLSVEDLSKSYDEKKLFESITFGLDQGQKAALVGVNGTGKSTLMKVIAGIEVPDKGIVSFRKGLTVSMLPQHPEFNPDEKIIEAVFAEDKEELNVIRDYERAMYKTEHDPENAPDLSPILERMDALNAWEYEHQIKAILGQLGIHDLEKKMGDLSGGQKKRVAIAQALVVNPDFLILDEPTNHLDLALIEWLENYLATANLTLLMVTHDRYFLDRVTNEILEIEHGDIFRYKGNYSQFLEKKAERMEMEASSIDKAKNLFKTELEWMRRQPKARGTKAKYRVDAFQDVKAKAHSAVQNQKMEVNLKGERQGKKILELEHVHKSFEGLQLVKDFSYVFKRREKIGIIGPNGVGKSTFLNILSQKIKPDTGEIEIGQTTKFGYYTQDETIFDPNKKVLDIVKEVAEYIELDNGSQVTASQLLNQFMFPPKMQHNFVGKLSGGEKRRLQLLRVLMANPNFLILDEPTNDLDITTLNVLEDYLQNFAGCLMIVSHDRYFMDRLVDHLFVFEGNGKIRDFPGNYTDYRDKVGVPVAELPAQEKIGNDQNKEDSGTRPEETKKSRKLSYNEQRELDQLDKDIPKLEAKKAELQESLTSETEYEKLQEISNKIKEVEGELEEKEMRWLELSEV from the coding sequence ATGAATTATTTATCGGTTGAAGACCTTAGTAAAAGCTACGATGAAAAGAAGCTTTTTGAGAGCATCACCTTCGGGCTGGATCAAGGACAGAAAGCGGCACTTGTGGGTGTGAACGGGACAGGTAAATCCACACTCATGAAAGTGATCGCAGGGATAGAAGTTCCTGATAAAGGAATTGTTTCCTTTCGAAAAGGTCTGACCGTATCTATGCTTCCTCAGCATCCTGAATTCAATCCAGATGAAAAAATCATCGAGGCGGTATTTGCTGAAGACAAAGAAGAACTAAATGTCATCCGTGACTATGAGCGTGCGATGTATAAGACAGAGCATGATCCAGAAAATGCACCTGACCTCTCTCCAATATTAGAGCGAATGGATGCTTTGAATGCTTGGGAATATGAGCATCAGATCAAAGCAATTCTCGGACAGCTAGGCATTCATGACCTGGAAAAGAAAATGGGCGACCTTTCAGGTGGTCAAAAAAAACGTGTGGCAATCGCACAAGCACTTGTGGTAAATCCAGACTTCCTCATATTGGATGAACCTACTAACCACCTTGACCTAGCATTGATCGAATGGCTTGAAAATTATCTAGCAACAGCTAATCTTACACTATTGATGGTAACTCACGATCGTTATTTTCTCGATCGGGTAACGAATGAAATTCTTGAAATAGAGCACGGTGATATTTTCAGATACAAAGGAAACTACAGTCAGTTTTTAGAGAAAAAAGCTGAACGCATGGAGATGGAGGCTTCCTCCATAGATAAAGCCAAGAATCTTTTCAAAACAGAACTGGAATGGATGAGAAGACAACCAAAGGCACGAGGTACTAAGGCCAAGTATCGGGTGGATGCTTTTCAAGATGTGAAAGCTAAAGCGCACAGTGCTGTGCAGAACCAAAAGATGGAGGTAAACCTAAAAGGGGAACGTCAGGGCAAGAAGATTCTAGAACTCGAACATGTCCATAAATCCTTCGAAGGGCTTCAACTTGTGAAAGACTTTAGCTATGTATTCAAGCGAAGAGAGAAGATCGGTATCATAGGACCAAATGGAGTTGGGAAGTCTACATTTCTAAATATTCTCTCACAGAAAATAAAGCCTGACACTGGTGAAATTGAGATCGGTCAGACTACCAAATTTGGCTACTACACACAGGACGAAACCATCTTTGATCCAAACAAGAAGGTGTTGGATATTGTCAAAGAGGTAGCAGAATACATTGAGCTAGATAATGGGAGTCAGGTTACAGCCTCGCAACTCTTGAATCAGTTTATGTTTCCTCCCAAAATGCAGCACAATTTTGTGGGGAAACTGAGTGGTGGAGAAAAACGAAGACTACAACTACTACGCGTATTGATGGCCAATCCTAACTTCCTGATCCTCGATGAGCCAACAAATGATTTGGACATTACAACCCTGAATGTCCTGGAAGACTATCTTCAAAACTTTGCCGGTTGTCTGATGATCGTATCTCACGATAGATACTTCATGGATAGGTTGGTTGATCACTTGTTTGTATTCGAAGGGAATGGTAAAATCAGAGACTTCCCTGGTAACTATACTGACTATCGAGACAAAGTAGGTGTGCCAGTTGCTGAATTGCCAGCACAAGAAAAAATAGGAAATGATCAAAATAAGGAAGATTCCGGCACAAGGCCAGAAGAAACAAAAAAATCTCGAAAGCTTAGCTACAATGAACAGCGTGAACTGGATCAGTTGGATAAAGACATCCCAAAACTAGAAGCTAAAAAGGCAGAACTTCAGGAATCTCTTACTTCAGAAACTGAGTACGAAAAACTTCAGGAAATAAGCAATAAGATAAAAGAGGTAGAAGGAGAGCTGGAAGAAAAAGAGATGCGCTGGTTGGAGTTGAGCGAGGTTTAA
- a CDS encoding NUDIX hydrolase, producing MKEKNPWITHSSKEVYSNPWIKLTEHDVTNPGGGKSIYGKVHYKNWALGIIPLDEHQNTWLVGQYRYTLDEYSWEIPMGGGPLDIPKLESAKRELKEETGLTAKKWTEICKIHTSNSVTDEVGFAYLAEGLTQGETEFEETEDLQIKKLPFQEAVIMCDRGEITDSLSVAAIYRLARLLS from the coding sequence ATGAAAGAGAAAAACCCTTGGATCACCCACTCTTCCAAAGAAGTCTACTCCAACCCATGGATCAAGCTCACAGAACATGATGTGACCAATCCAGGAGGAGGAAAAAGTATCTACGGAAAAGTTCATTACAAGAACTGGGCACTGGGCATTATTCCGTTGGATGAACATCAGAATACTTGGTTGGTTGGCCAGTATCGCTATACACTAGATGAATACAGCTGGGAAATTCCAATGGGAGGTGGACCATTAGATATTCCTAAACTAGAATCTGCAAAGCGAGAGCTCAAAGAGGAAACGGGATTGACAGCTAAAAAGTGGACAGAAATATGTAAAATTCACACCTCCAATTCAGTAACAGATGAAGTGGGATTTGCTTACTTGGCTGAAGGGTTGACACAAGGGGAAACTGAGTTCGAAGAAACAGAAGATCTTCAAATAAAAAAGCTCCCTTTTCAGGAAGCTGTGATAATGTGCGATCGAGGCGAAATCACAGATAGCTTAAGTGTTGCCGCTATTTACCGATTGGCTCGGTTACTCAGTTGA
- a CDS encoding MATE family efflux transporter gives MTLKEHIRKNIILSLPVIIGQLGHIMVGVSDSIMVGRIGVIPLAAATFAGTIYHVLMLFGIGVSYAITPKVAATDVKDKSKLLKFLQDGFFMNLGLGLILFALGYFASHFLGYFGQDESVATAAGPYLIIMCGSLIPLMIFQTFRQYAEGLSDTFSPMIVSVFANLLNVFFNYMLIYGKLGAPELGLNGAGIATLLARVIMFSVMIWWVRKRISGFEWKYQWSGIKELLKIGLPSGLQYVFEVGAFATAAIMVGWISAEALAAHNIALNLAAISYMAATGLAAASTIRIGNQMGLKDKQNLRIAGFSSFGLVTIFMAFCGLTFILLRDILPALYIENDIVQATAASLLIIAAAFQISDGIQAVGLGVLRGLTDVKVPTIVTFVAYWLIAIPVGYWLAFHGGYGVQGVWYGLSIGLTISGILHIWRFNRLSNKIQFK, from the coding sequence ATGACGCTCAAGGAACATATCAGAAAAAACATTATCCTTTCTCTACCAGTGATCATAGGTCAGTTGGGTCATATCATGGTAGGTGTTTCTGATAGTATCATGGTAGGAAGGATAGGTGTTATTCCTTTGGCGGCTGCAACGTTTGCCGGAACGATCTATCATGTTTTAATGCTGTTTGGAATAGGTGTGAGCTACGCAATTACACCAAAGGTAGCAGCAACTGATGTTAAGGATAAATCCAAATTATTAAAATTCCTTCAGGACGGGTTTTTCATGAATCTTGGATTGGGACTTATTCTTTTCGCCCTCGGATATTTCGCCAGTCATTTTCTCGGATACTTCGGGCAGGATGAGTCTGTAGCAACAGCAGCAGGTCCTTACCTCATTATCATGTGTGGATCACTGATTCCACTAATGATTTTCCAAACTTTCAGGCAGTATGCCGAAGGCCTTTCTGATACATTTAGCCCTATGATCGTGTCTGTTTTTGCTAATCTGCTCAATGTGTTTTTCAACTATATGCTTATCTATGGAAAACTTGGAGCTCCTGAACTTGGGCTGAATGGTGCGGGTATTGCGACCTTATTAGCTAGAGTAATTATGTTTTCTGTAATGATCTGGTGGGTTAGGAAAAGAATTTCTGGATTTGAATGGAAATATCAATGGTCGGGAATTAAAGAATTGCTAAAGATTGGATTGCCTTCAGGCCTTCAATATGTATTTGAGGTAGGAGCATTTGCCACGGCAGCTATTATGGTGGGGTGGATAAGTGCAGAAGCTTTGGCAGCTCATAACATTGCTTTGAATTTGGCTGCTATTAGCTACATGGCAGCTACGGGATTAGCCGCAGCATCTACCATAAGAATTGGAAATCAAATGGGATTAAAGGATAAACAAAACCTTCGGATCGCTGGTTTTTCTTCCTTTGGACTGGTGACAATCTTTATGGCATTTTGTGGACTGACATTCATCTTGCTTAGAGATATACTTCCTGCATTGTACATCGAAAATGATATAGTGCAAGCCACCGCGGCATCTCTTTTGATAATTGCTGCTGCTTTTCAGATTTCGGATGGCATTCAGGCAGTTGGCTTGGGAGTCCTCAGGGGGTTAACTGATGTAAAGGTGCCAACAATAGTCACTTTTGTTGCATATTGGTTAATCGCTATTCCTGTTGGGTATTGGCTTGCTTTCCATGGAGGGTATGGTGTGCAAGGGGTATGGTATGGTCTTTCTATTGGGCTGACCATTTCCGGAATCTTGCATATTTGGCGCTTCAATAGACTCTCAAATAAGATTCAATTCAAATGA
- a CDS encoding DUF4350 domain-containing protein, whose product MKHWFVIFFVTATFLLEAQPTIDSAFRVPVISPMFLSEDGPKVLVDEAHNNLHRKEGGLYSFTRMMEEDGAQVFANDQVFTEEVLIKYDLLIIVNALHDSNVGNWQNPCPSAFTKGEIEAIVAFVKNGGSLLFVADHMPYGGAAQDLAKRLGIEWSNSFAIQNGRHWPPSVFDRNHNTLFDSPVTTDTGYGKKVSRIGSFTGSVFKASEDAIPFLIYDNSHAILMPDVAWQFSEETKNENASGWYQGACLKHGKGKMILLGEAAMITAQVRGKAKIGMNSPDAPENAQLALNIFRYLVTN is encoded by the coding sequence ATGAAACATTGGTTTGTCATATTTTTTGTAACGGCTACTTTCTTATTGGAAGCACAACCGACAATAGATAGTGCTTTTCGAGTACCCGTTATCAGCCCTATGTTCTTAAGTGAGGATGGTCCTAAAGTCTTGGTTGATGAAGCTCATAACAATCTTCATAGAAAGGAAGGAGGGCTTTACTCATTTACTCGTATGATGGAAGAAGATGGCGCACAGGTTTTTGCAAATGATCAGGTATTTACTGAGGAGGTTTTAATTAAATATGACCTGTTGATCATAGTAAATGCTCTTCATGACTCTAACGTTGGAAATTGGCAAAATCCATGTCCTTCTGCATTCACAAAGGGTGAGATAGAAGCTATTGTAGCTTTTGTAAAGAATGGAGGTAGCCTGCTTTTTGTTGCAGATCATATGCCATATGGTGGAGCGGCTCAGGATTTAGCAAAAAGATTAGGCATAGAATGGAGTAATTCTTTTGCTATTCAAAATGGTAGGCATTGGCCACCAAGTGTTTTTGATAGAAATCACAATACCTTGTTTGATTCTCCAGTGACTACTGATACTGGTTATGGAAAAAAGGTATCCAGAATTGGTTCTTTTACAGGATCAGTATTTAAAGCTTCAGAAGATGCCATTCCGTTTCTGATTTATGATAATTCGCATGCCATTCTGATGCCGGATGTTGCCTGGCAATTTTCGGAAGAAACGAAGAATGAAAATGCATCAGGTTGGTATCAAGGGGCATGCTTGAAACATGGAAAAGGTAAAATGATATTGCTTGGTGAGGCTGCTATGATTACTGCTCAGGTACGAGGAAAAGCCAAAATCGGGATGAACAGTCCTGATGCTCCTGAGAATGCGCAGCTGGCGTTAAATATTTTTAGGTATTTGGTTACCAATTGA
- a CDS encoding TCR/Tet family MFS transporter, with protein sequence MKNKQAAIIFIFITVLIDILGIGLIIPVLPQLFKEVGGLSASEAAFVGGLLTATYAVMQFFFAPILGGLSDKYGRRPLLLIALLGLGLDYVVIVFAPTIAWFFVARAIAGICGGSMTVANAYIADISTPKDRAKNFGMIGAAFGLGFVVGPSLGGLLGDIGTKVPFMAAAGLSFLNMVYGYFVIPESLKKEDRREFSWKRANPFGTLKQVFNYKAIIGLVVSLFFIYIAANATQANWPYFTAEKFKWGASEIGLSLTFVGVMVAIVQGGVISPVVKKIGEVKAVYVGLFFNILGLSLLGIVPEGWMIYAVIVPYAFGGLAGPSLQSLMTSQVPKNAQGEFQGGLTSIVTISAIIGPLVMTGIFRYFTNPSNEIYFPGAPFILGTFLAIISVFIASISLKNLVTRPSDD encoded by the coding sequence ATGAAAAACAAACAAGCCGCAATCATATTCATTTTTATTACTGTGCTGATTGATATTCTAGGGATTGGATTGATTATTCCTGTTTTACCTCAATTATTTAAGGAAGTAGGTGGACTTAGTGCAAGTGAGGCAGCATTTGTCGGTGGACTCCTTACAGCTACCTATGCTGTGATGCAGTTTTTCTTTGCGCCAATCCTTGGTGGTTTGAGCGATAAATATGGAAGGCGCCCTCTACTTCTCATTGCCTTACTGGGTTTAGGTTTAGACTATGTAGTCATTGTATTTGCCCCTACCATCGCCTGGTTTTTTGTAGCAAGAGCTATAGCTGGAATTTGTGGTGGAAGTATGACCGTTGCGAATGCGTATATTGCAGACATAAGTACACCTAAGGATCGAGCGAAGAATTTTGGTATGATTGGAGCAGCTTTTGGTCTAGGGTTTGTTGTGGGGCCAAGTTTGGGAGGTTTGCTCGGGGATATTGGGACGAAAGTTCCTTTTATGGCTGCTGCAGGTTTATCATTCTTAAATATGGTGTATGGCTACTTTGTGATACCAGAATCTTTGAAAAAAGAAGATCGAAGAGAATTTAGCTGGAAAAGAGCAAACCCATTTGGTACTTTAAAGCAAGTGTTTAATTATAAAGCCATTATTGGGCTAGTCGTTAGTCTATTTTTCATTTACATAGCAGCAAATGCTACCCAAGCTAATTGGCCATATTTCACAGCCGAAAAATTCAAATGGGGAGCTTCAGAAATAGGGCTTTCGCTAACTTTTGTTGGAGTAATGGTCGCCATTGTTCAAGGTGGAGTTATCAGCCCAGTTGTGAAGAAGATTGGAGAGGTTAAAGCTGTTTATGTTGGGTTGTTCTTCAATATACTCGGACTCTCGCTTTTAGGAATTGTTCCGGAGGGCTGGATGATTTATGCTGTTATTGTACCTTATGCTTTTGGCGGACTAGCAGGGCCTTCGCTTCAATCTTTAATGACATCCCAAGTACCCAAAAATGCGCAAGGAGAGTTTCAAGGTGGACTGACAAGTATCGTCACCATATCCGCAATAATAGGACCCTTGGTGATGACTGGAATATTTAGATATTTCACCAATCCATCTAATGAAATTTACTTCCCTGGAGCTCCTTTTATCCTTGGGACGTTTTTAGCAATCATCAGCGTTTTCATTGCTAGTATTTCCCTTAAAAATCTAGTTACTCGTCCTTCAGATGATTAA